The Allocatelliglobosispora scoriae genome contains a region encoding:
- a CDS encoding Rne/Rng family ribonuclease has translation MLENEPAEAAENAVTADSTAPPAESPDEAEAPVTRRRTTRRRVVETEEGEPAAPRRRRRTKTDVVDADDVAPVDPVHPEAAVDTDDQQPELDAEEEDEAEAVTAEEPVVEEPVEEPRGRRRAVPPVVLFMAPELPSAEQTAAEEPLSRRRRRGTTQIEPVAPAVEEAPEAEADETAEEAPERTSRRRRRGRAAAEPVEAEATEAESEQPEASDSDDDELDEHGRRRRRRGRRGRGRGRGGEDDIDAVESAEPGEDGEEPAEGDGEDEDGDEPLTRRRRRRRRKGSAEGGAEAAEDDGVHTVVKIREGRKASDEVQGVTGSTRLEAKRQRRRDGREQRRTRPPILTESEFLARREAVDRVMVVRQKGDRTQIGVLEDGVLVEHYVTRSSATTMVGNVYLGKVQNVLPSMEAAFVDLGRGRNAVLYAGEVNWDAAGLEGRSRSIEQALKGGDSVLVQVTKDPIGHKGARLSSHIALSGRHLVYVPNGTASGISRKLSDVERKRLRDILKKMVPEGAGVIVRTAAEGASEDELERDVLRLQAQWDEIQTKSTQGGAPALLYGEPDLIVRVVRDLFNEDFKELVIQGTDAYETVEGYLRHVSPDLVERVKRYTGVADIFATYRVDEQILKGLDRKVYLPSGGHLVIDRTEAMTVVDVNTGKYTGAGGNLEETVTRNNLEAAEEIVRQLRLRDLGGIVVIDFIDMVLESNRELVLRRLTECLGRDRTKHQVTEITSLGLVQMTRKRIGAGLLEAFSETCEHCKGRGVIIHTEPVAEKKSNGPVVEKVKEIVATGPRHDDDPAGEDDEDGPDGPEDETAEGDEDGERAGRRRGRRGGARRRTRP, from the coding sequence ATGCTCGAAAACGAGCCCGCCGAGGCCGCGGAGAACGCGGTCACGGCTGACAGCACCGCACCTCCCGCCGAGTCGCCAGACGAGGCCGAGGCACCGGTCACCCGCCGTCGCACCACCCGTCGCCGGGTGGTGGAGACCGAGGAGGGGGAGCCCGCCGCGCCCCGCCGCCGTCGTCGGACCAAGACGGATGTGGTCGACGCCGATGACGTCGCACCCGTCGACCCGGTGCACCCCGAGGCAGCCGTCGACACCGACGACCAGCAGCCTGAGCTGGATGCCGAGGAGGAAGACGAGGCCGAGGCGGTCACCGCCGAGGAGCCGGTCGTCGAGGAACCCGTCGAGGAGCCGCGCGGCCGCCGCCGCGCCGTCCCGCCGGTGGTCCTCTTCATGGCCCCCGAGCTGCCGTCGGCCGAGCAGACCGCGGCCGAGGAGCCGCTGAGCCGTCGCCGCCGTCGTGGCACCACCCAGATCGAACCCGTCGCGCCCGCCGTCGAGGAGGCGCCCGAGGCTGAGGCCGACGAGACCGCCGAGGAGGCGCCGGAGCGCACCAGCCGCCGCCGCCGTCGCGGCAGGGCCGCGGCCGAGCCCGTCGAGGCAGAGGCGACCGAGGCCGAGTCCGAGCAGCCCGAGGCGAGCGACTCCGACGACGACGAGCTCGACGAGCACGGCCGTCGCCGTCGCCGTCGCGGCCGCCGTGGGCGTGGCCGTGGCCGTGGTGGCGAGGACGACATCGACGCCGTCGAGTCCGCCGAGCCCGGGGAGGACGGCGAGGAGCCGGCCGAGGGGGATGGCGAAGACGAGGACGGCGACGAGCCGTTGACCCGCCGTCGCCGCCGTCGCCGCCGCAAGGGCAGCGCCGAGGGTGGCGCCGAGGCAGCGGAGGACGACGGCGTACACACCGTTGTCAAGATCCGTGAAGGCCGCAAGGCCTCCGACGAGGTGCAGGGCGTCACCGGCTCGACCCGGCTCGAGGCGAAGCGTCAGCGCCGCCGCGACGGCCGTGAGCAGCGCCGGACCCGGCCGCCGATCCTGACCGAGTCGGAGTTCCTCGCCCGCCGCGAGGCTGTCGACCGGGTCATGGTCGTCCGGCAGAAGGGTGACCGGACGCAGATCGGCGTGCTGGAGGACGGCGTCCTCGTCGAGCACTACGTGACGCGGTCGAGCGCGACCACGATGGTCGGCAACGTCTACCTGGGCAAGGTGCAGAACGTCCTGCCGAGCATGGAGGCCGCCTTCGTCGACCTCGGCCGGGGCCGCAACGCCGTGCTCTACGCCGGCGAGGTCAACTGGGACGCGGCCGGCCTGGAGGGGCGCTCGCGCTCCATCGAGCAGGCCCTCAAGGGCGGCGACTCGGTCCTCGTGCAGGTCACCAAGGACCCGATCGGCCACAAGGGCGCGCGGCTGAGCAGCCACATCGCGCTCTCCGGCCGCCACCTCGTCTACGTGCCCAACGGCACCGCGTCGGGCATCAGCCGCAAGCTCTCCGACGTCGAGCGCAAGCGCCTGCGCGACATCCTGAAGAAGATGGTCCCCGAGGGCGCGGGCGTCATCGTGCGCACCGCCGCCGAGGGCGCGAGCGAGGACGAGCTCGAGCGCGACGTGCTGCGCCTGCAGGCGCAGTGGGACGAGATCCAGACCAAGTCGACCCAGGGCGGTGCTCCGGCGCTGCTCTACGGCGAGCCCGACCTCATCGTCCGGGTCGTCCGCGACCTCTTCAACGAGGACTTCAAAGAGCTCGTCATCCAGGGCACCGACGCCTACGAGACGGTCGAGGGCTACCTCCGCCACGTCTCGCCGGACCTGGTCGAGCGGGTCAAGCGCTACACGGGTGTCGCGGACATCTTCGCCACCTACCGGGTGGACGAGCAGATCCTCAAGGGCCTGGACCGCAAGGTCTACCTGCCCTCCGGCGGTCACCTCGTGATCGACCGCACCGAGGCGATGACCGTCGTCGACGTCAACACCGGTAAGTACACCGGTGCGGGCGGCAACCTGGAGGAGACGGTCACCCGCAACAACCTGGAGGCGGCCGAGGAGATCGTGCGCCAGCTGCGGTTGCGCGACCTCGGCGGCATCGTGGTCATCGACTTCATCGACATGGTGCTGGAGAGCAACCGGGAGCTCGTGCTCCGCCGGTTGACCGAGTGCCTGGGCCGCGACCGGACCAAGCACCAGGTCACCGAGATCACCTCGCTCGGCCTCGTGCAGATGACGCGCAAGCGCATCGGTGCCGGGCTGCTGGAGGCCTTCAGCGAGACCTGCGAGCACTGCAAGGGACGCGGCGTCATCATCCACACCGAGCCGGTGGCGGAGAAGAAGTCCAACGGCCCCGTCGTCGAGAAGGTCAAGGAGATCGTCGCGACCGGCCCGCGCCACGACGACGACCCGGCCGGCGAGGACGACGAGGACGGTCCCGACGGCCCCGAGGACGAGACCGCCGAGGGCGACGAGGACGGCGAGCGCGCCGGTCGCCGTCGCGGACGTCGCGGTGGGGCTCGTCGGCGTACGCGGCCCTGA
- a CDS encoding TIGR03936 family radical SAM-associated protein — translation MRYTKRGPLRFTSHRDFARAFERAIQRANVPIAYSQGFSPHPKISYASAAPTGVASEAEYLEIGLNATVDPVELMSALNAALSPGLDVIEAVEAPVGGLSLADRIEASRWRLELPGVSDDALAGAVKAFVAADEVLVERLTKQGRRTFDSRSAVLLIEAVSAPDGVGVGECAILDLVVRQVTPAVRPDDVLSGLRVVADLQLPLPPRATRLAQGTLTPQGEILDPLVADHGTALSSER, via the coding sequence CTGCGGTACACGAAGCGCGGCCCGCTGCGCTTCACGAGCCACCGGGATTTCGCGCGTGCCTTCGAACGGGCCATCCAGCGGGCCAACGTGCCGATCGCCTACTCGCAGGGCTTCTCGCCGCACCCGAAGATCTCCTATGCCTCGGCCGCGCCGACCGGTGTCGCCAGCGAGGCGGAGTACCTCGAGATCGGGTTGAACGCGACGGTCGACCCGGTGGAGCTGATGTCGGCGCTCAACGCCGCGCTCTCGCCGGGGCTCGACGTGATCGAGGCGGTCGAGGCCCCCGTGGGCGGTCTCAGCCTCGCTGACCGGATCGAGGCGTCGCGGTGGCGGCTGGAGCTCCCGGGCGTGTCGGACGACGCCCTGGCCGGGGCGGTGAAGGCCTTCGTCGCGGCCGACGAGGTGCTGGTCGAGCGGCTCACGAAGCAGGGTCGTCGGACCTTCGACTCCCGTTCGGCGGTGCTGCTGATCGAGGCCGTTTCGGCACCTGACGGGGTCGGGGTGGGTGAGTGTGCGATACTCGACCTTGTCGTACGGCAGGTCACTCCGGCCGTAAGACCCGATGACGTCCTCTCCGGGCTGCGCGTCGTCGCGGACCTGCAGTTGCCGTTGCCCCCGAGGGCGACGCGACTAGCGCAGGGCACGTTGACACCGCAGGGAGAGATCCTGGATCCGCTCGTCGCGGACCACGGGACGGCGTTGTCGAGCGAGCGTTAG
- a CDS encoding TIGR03960 family B12-binding radical SAM protein → MGVVSVTDPRADAGASVWPQLELLLPLVSKPIQYVGGELGAVVKPWESATVRWVLMYPDAYEVGLPNQGVQILYEVLNEQPDVLAERTYAVWPDLEKLMREHGVSQFTVDAHRPVGAFDLFGLSFSTELGYTNLLTALDLAKIPMFARDRDDSHPIVVAGGHAAFNPEPIADFIDAAVLGDGEEAVLEITEIVRQWKGEGCPGGRDELLLRLAKTESVYVPRFYDVDYLPDGRIQRVVPNRADVPFRVHKRTTMDLDAWPYPKKPLVPLAETVHERFAVEIFRGCTRGCRFCQAGMITRPVRERSITTVGQMVKEGLEFSGFREVGLLSLSSADHSEIGDMCSGLAEQYSGTNVSLSLPSTRVDAFNIKLAEELSRNGRRTGLTFAPEGGSERIRKVINKMVTEEDLIRTVVTAYTHGWRQVKLYFMCGLPSETDEDVLQIARLAHEVIRAGRKATGSSDIRCTVSIGGFVPKPHTPFQWAKMETPEVIDNRLRLLKSAINSERSLGKAIGFRYHDGEPSLIEGLLARGDRRVGAVIHEVWKQGQRFDGWSEHFSYRRWVDAAAAVLPGFGVDLDWFTTREREEAEVLPWDHLDSGLDKAWLWQDWQDSVSEFEQDDCRWTPCFDCGVCPSMDTEIQIGPTGKKLLPLSPVGGLRQPAAAHSHSH, encoded by the coding sequence ATGGGTGTCGTCAGTGTGACCGATCCGCGTGCAGACGCGGGCGCAAGTGTGTGGCCTCAGCTCGAACTGCTGCTCCCGCTCGTCAGCAAGCCGATCCAGTATGTCGGTGGCGAGCTGGGCGCGGTCGTCAAGCCGTGGGAGTCCGCCACCGTGCGCTGGGTGCTGATGTACCCCGACGCCTACGAGGTCGGCCTGCCCAACCAGGGCGTGCAGATCCTCTACGAGGTGCTCAACGAGCAGCCGGACGTGCTGGCGGAGCGGACCTACGCGGTCTGGCCCGACCTGGAGAAGCTGATGCGCGAGCACGGCGTCTCCCAGTTCACGGTCGACGCGCACCGCCCGGTCGGCGCCTTCGACCTCTTCGGCCTCTCCTTCTCCACCGAGCTCGGCTACACCAACCTGCTCACCGCGCTCGACCTGGCGAAGATCCCGATGTTCGCCCGCGACCGCGACGACAGCCACCCGATCGTCGTCGCCGGCGGCCACGCCGCCTTCAACCCGGAGCCGATCGCCGACTTCATCGACGCCGCCGTGCTCGGCGACGGCGAGGAGGCCGTGCTGGAGATCACCGAGATCGTCCGGCAGTGGAAGGGCGAGGGCTGCCCCGGGGGCCGCGACGAGCTGCTGCTGCGCCTGGCGAAGACCGAGTCGGTCTACGTGCCGCGCTTCTACGACGTCGACTACCTGCCCGACGGCCGCATCCAGCGCGTCGTGCCCAACCGGGCCGACGTGCCGTTCCGGGTGCACAAGCGCACGACGATGGACCTCGACGCCTGGCCCTACCCGAAGAAGCCGCTGGTCCCGCTCGCGGAGACCGTGCACGAGCGCTTCGCGGTCGAGATCTTCCGGGGCTGCACGCGCGGCTGCCGGTTCTGCCAGGCCGGCATGATCACCCGGCCGGTACGCGAGCGCTCCATCACCACCGTGGGACAGATGGTGAAGGAGGGGCTGGAGTTCTCCGGCTTCCGCGAGGTGGGGCTGCTGTCCCTGTCCAGCGCCGACCACAGCGAGATCGGCGACATGTGCTCCGGCCTCGCCGAGCAGTATTCGGGCACCAACGTGTCGCTGTCGCTGCCGTCGACCCGGGTGGACGCGTTCAACATCAAGCTCGCCGAGGAGCTGTCCCGCAACGGCCGGCGTACGGGGTTGACCTTCGCCCCCGAGGGCGGTTCGGAGCGCATCCGCAAGGTCATCAACAAGATGGTGACCGAGGAGGACCTGATCCGGACCGTCGTCACTGCTTACACGCACGGCTGGCGCCAGGTGAAGCTCTACTTCATGTGCGGGCTCCCCTCGGAGACCGACGAGGACGTGCTGCAGATCGCCCGCCTCGCCCACGAGGTGATCCGGGCCGGCCGCAAGGCGACGGGCTCCTCCGACATCCGCTGCACGGTGAGCATCGGCGGGTTCGTGCCCAAGCCGCACACCCCGTTCCAGTGGGCCAAGATGGAGACGCCGGAGGTGATCGACAACCGGCTGCGCCTGCTCAAGTCCGCGATCAACTCGGAGCGCTCGCTCGGCAAGGCGATCGGGTTCCGCTATCACGACGGCGAGCCGTCGCTGATCGAGGGCCTGCTCGCGCGGGGCGACCGCCGCGTCGGCGCCGTCATCCACGAGGTGTGGAAGCAGGGCCAGCGCTTCGACGGCTGGAGCGAGCACTTCAGCTACCGCCGCTGGGTCGACGCCGCAGCCGCGGTGCTGCCGGGGTTCGGTGTCGACCTCGACTGGTTCACCACGCGTGAGCGCGAGGAGGCCGAGGTCCTGCCCTGGGACCACCTGGACTCCGGGCTCGACAAGGCGTGGCTCTGGCAGGACTGGCAGGACTCGGTGAGCGAGTTCGAGCAGGACGACTGCCGGTGGACGCCGTGCTTCGACTGCGGCGTGTGCCCGTCGATGGACACCGAGATCCAGATCGGGCCGACCGGCAAGAAGCTGCTGCCGCTGTCGCCCGTGGGCGGCCTGCGCCAGCCCGCCGCGGCCCACTCACACTCTCACTGA
- a CDS encoding lysophospholipid acyltransferase family protein produces MPLLYTIGQWIAAPAIKLTWRPKVEGLEHIPTTGGAIIAGNHLSVADEYFLGSIIPRHVSFWAKSDYFTGTGVSGFLFKTLMDGLGAIPVNREGGRQALHAFDSAIPVLQNGGLVALYPEGTRSPDGKLYRGRTGVARLALAADVPIIPVGVIGTQKVQPIGQVMPKPLTGNGEVTIRFGKPIEIGQWKDAAVASTAARELTDTVMQAIQQLTGQEYVGRYAPKREG; encoded by the coding sequence GTGCCGTTGCTCTACACGATCGGTCAGTGGATCGCGGCCCCCGCGATCAAATTGACCTGGCGCCCCAAGGTCGAAGGGCTCGAGCACATCCCCACGACCGGTGGTGCGATCATCGCGGGCAATCACCTCTCGGTCGCGGACGAGTATTTCCTGGGTTCGATCATTCCCCGCCACGTCTCGTTCTGGGCGAAGTCGGACTACTTCACCGGCACCGGTGTCAGCGGTTTCCTCTTCAAGACGCTGATGGACGGCCTCGGCGCCATCCCGGTCAACCGCGAGGGGGGCAGGCAGGCGCTGCACGCGTTCGACTCGGCGATCCCCGTGCTCCAGAACGGCGGCCTCGTCGCGCTCTACCCCGAGGGCACCCGCTCTCCCGACGGCAAGCTCTACCGGGGCCGCACCGGCGTGGCCCGGCTCGCGCTCGCCGCCGACGTGCCGATCATCCCGGTCGGCGTCATCGGCACGCAGAAGGTCCAGCCCATCGGGCAGGTCATGCCCAAGCCGCTGACCGGCAACGGCGAGGTGACGATCCGGTTCGGCAAGCCGATCGAGATCGGCCAGTGGAAGGACGCCGCCGTGGCGAGCACCGCCGCCCGTGAGCTGACCGACACCGTGATGCAGGCCATCCAGCAGCTCACCGGTCAGGAGTATGTCGGACGTTACGCACCCAAGCGTGAAGGCTGA